In the Mus pahari chromosome 19, PAHARI_EIJ_v1.1, whole genome shotgun sequence genome, one interval contains:
- the Polb gene encoding DNA polymerase beta isoform X2 yields MSKRKAPQETLNGGITDMLVELANFEKNVSQAIHKYNAYRKAASVIAKYPHKIKSGAEAKKLPGVGTKIAEKIDEFLATGKLRKLEKIRQDDTSSSINFLTRVTGIGPSAARKFVDEGIKTLEDLRKNEDKLNHHQRIGLKYFEDFEKRIPREEMLQMQDIVLNEIKKVDSEYIATVCGSFRRGAESSGDMDVLLTHPNFTSESSKQILCQRVKQSSWVFASFPVRRMERNIHTGESISG; encoded by the exons ATGAGCAAACGCAAGGCGCCGCAGGAGACCCTCAACGGCGGCATCACGGACATGCTCGTAG AACTCGCAAACTTTGAGAAGAACGTGAGCCAGGCGATCCACAAGTACAATGCGTACAG aaaagcaGCATCCGTGATAGCTAAGTACCCACACAAAATCAAGAGTGGAGCAGAAGCCAAGAAATTG CCAGGAGTAGGAACAAAAATTGCTGAAAAGATTGATGAATTTTTAGCAACTGGAAAATTGCGTAAACTGGAAAAG aTTCGTCAAGATGATACAAGTTCATCCATCAATTTCCTGACTCGAGTTACTGGCATTGG gcCATCTGCTGCAAGGAAGTTTGTAGATGAAGGAATTAAGACATTAGAAG ATCTCaggaaaaatgaagataaattgaACCATCATCAACGAATTGGACTGAA ATACTTTGAGGACTTTGAAAAGAGAATTCCTCGTGAGGAGATGCTGCAGATGCAG GATATTGTacttaatgaaattaaaaaagtGGATTCTGAGTACATTGCTACAGTCTGTGGCAGTTTCAGAAGAG GGGCAGAGTCCAGTGGAGACATGGATGTTCTGCTGACTCACCCAAACTTCACATCAGAATCAAGCAAACAG ATACTCTGTCAAAGGGTGAAACAAAGTTCATG